A part of Paraburkholderia largidicola genomic DNA contains:
- a CDS encoding cupin domain-containing protein, producing the protein MNRPDFIKHWTELEEPDAHSYAGDTEPMALDAPLSAALGISRIGIHHIRLLPGRRTSYPHAESTEQEFVYVLEGKPDVWIDGTLHPIAEGDSVAFPAGTGICHTFINNTKEEVRLMVIGERPRDDNRIRYPLNEAHELTRRDRWVDWPTRPLGSHDGKPD; encoded by the coding sequence ATGAACCGACCGGATTTCATCAAGCACTGGACTGAACTCGAAGAGCCGGATGCGCATAGCTATGCCGGCGATACCGAGCCCATGGCGCTGGACGCGCCGCTTTCCGCCGCACTCGGCATTTCGCGTATCGGCATTCACCACATCAGGCTTCTGCCTGGCCGCAGGACGTCCTATCCACATGCCGAAAGTACCGAACAGGAGTTCGTGTACGTGCTCGAAGGCAAGCCCGACGTATGGATCGACGGCACGCTTCATCCCATTGCTGAGGGCGATTCCGTCGCGTTTCCGGCAGGCACGGGCATCTGCCATACCTTCATCAACAACACGAAGGAGGAAGTCCGGCTGATGGTGATCGGCGAGCGTCCGCGCGACGATAACCGTATTCGTTATCCGCTCAACGAAGCGCATGAACTTACCCGCCGGGACCGCTGGGTGGACTGGCCGACCCGACCGCTCGGCAGCCATGACGGGAAGCCGGACTGA
- a CDS encoding sugar efflux transporter: MNSRFASLTRIHSFMPLAGATLMLGIAMSFTAPYLSLFGVEQTGMTPLQLGLFMTLIAASGVVASAWAGKWSDRHGHHRALLLAALIAASLGFLLLCFVRNYLALLVIGVAFLGAGGSAMSLVFSFGRAALPVHDEAERSFALATLRTVLSMAWVFGPSVGALVLAGAGFYGLFLFAAACFAACGAIVWRMRESPAGDPHNTPAHYAGDPASSLEVTTVTEPAEPPPPSPPHAPGTQRQIWRSVVALTLIGLAANATMIVLPLYVVHGLKGTRLDVSIMLGLGAFLEIPMMLALGARGSTLNKLNWLAACAAVHVVYFIAVAAAGTVNVLIPMQAFNAFVVAVTSCLGMTYMQDLIPRSPGAATALFFNASRVGSILSGVLSGVLVAGLGYRGTFLVCGCLALGALILFADPPWKRIALRVRDAWEDWRHPAQ, from the coding sequence ATGAACTCCCGCTTCGCCAGTCTCACGCGCATTCATTCTTTCATGCCGCTTGCCGGCGCGACGCTGATGCTGGGCATCGCGATGTCGTTCACCGCACCGTATCTGTCGTTGTTCGGCGTCGAGCAGACGGGCATGACGCCGTTGCAGCTCGGGTTGTTCATGACGCTGATTGCGGCAAGCGGAGTCGTTGCAAGCGCGTGGGCGGGCAAATGGTCCGATAGGCATGGGCATCATCGCGCGCTGTTGCTCGCTGCGTTGATCGCTGCATCGCTCGGCTTTCTGCTGCTTTGTTTCGTGCGCAACTATCTGGCGCTGCTCGTGATCGGCGTGGCGTTTCTCGGCGCAGGCGGCTCGGCGATGTCGCTGGTGTTCTCGTTCGGTCGCGCGGCGCTGCCCGTGCACGACGAAGCAGAGCGCTCGTTCGCGCTCGCGACGCTGCGCACCGTGCTGTCGATGGCGTGGGTGTTCGGGCCGTCCGTCGGCGCGCTGGTGCTGGCGGGCGCGGGCTTTTACGGGCTCTTTCTGTTCGCGGCCGCGTGCTTCGCGGCATGCGGCGCGATCGTGTGGCGCATGCGCGAATCGCCCGCTGGCGATCCGCACAACACACCGGCGCACTATGCGGGCGACCCGGCCTCGTCGCTCGAAGTGACGACCGTCACCGAACCCGCCGAGCCGCCGCCGCCCTCGCCGCCTCATGCCCCCGGCACGCAGCGGCAGATCTGGCGTTCCGTCGTCGCGCTGACGCTGATCGGCCTCGCCGCGAACGCGACGATGATCGTGCTGCCGCTTTACGTCGTGCATGGCCTGAAGGGCACGCGGCTCGATGTGTCGATCATGCTCGGGCTCGGCGCATTCCTCGAAATTCCGATGATGCTCGCACTCGGCGCGCGCGGCTCGACGCTCAACAAGCTGAACTGGCTCGCGGCGTGCGCGGCCGTGCATGTGGTGTATTTCATCGCAGTCGCGGCAGCGGGCACGGTCAACGTGCTGATCCCCATGCAGGCATTCAATGCATTCGTCGTGGCCGTGACCTCGTGTCTGGGCATGACGTATATGCAAGATCTGATTCCGCGGTCGCCCGGCGCGGCGACGGCATTGTTCTTCAACGCTTCGCGGGTTGGGTCGATTCTGTCGGGGGTGTTGTCGGGTGTGCTGGTCGCGGGTCTTGGGTATCGCGGGACGTTTCTCGTCTGCGGATGCCTCGCGCTCGGGGCGCTGATTCTGTTCGCCGATCCGCCGTGGAAGCGCATTGCGCTGCGGGTGCGGGATGCGTGGGAGGATTGGCGGCATCCTGCCCAGTGA
- a CDS encoding S66 peptidase family protein produces MKLEGKTVAVVAPAGVPDMQHVEQSIALLESWGLRVRVGAHVRDRYRYHAGKHEDRAADLHRALTDPSVDIVWVARGGYGSIYTLHALPDAVPCAKTLVGFSDATALFGALHGMPNVRVIHGPTLNGLATKLDDASRASMLAELRDERAAPVPLELLYGSDARRVEGHLAGGNITVLASLAGTQWQASCDGAIVLLEDVTELAYRIDRSVMQLREAGVFDGARAFVLGDFIRCPLPENADFTLHDMMVDLLKPYGVPIYAGFPIGHGSRNHAWTYGAPAALEGDQLVR; encoded by the coding sequence ATGAAGCTGGAGGGCAAGACAGTCGCCGTCGTCGCGCCTGCAGGCGTGCCCGACATGCAGCATGTCGAGCAAAGCATCGCATTGCTCGAAAGCTGGGGCCTGCGCGTGCGGGTCGGCGCGCACGTGCGAGACCGCTACCGCTATCACGCGGGCAAGCATGAAGACCGCGCTGCGGATCTGCATCGCGCGTTGACCGATCCTTCCGTCGATATCGTCTGGGTGGCGCGCGGCGGCTACGGCAGCATTTATACGCTGCATGCGCTGCCCGATGCCGTGCCGTGCGCAAAGACGCTGGTCGGTTTTTCCGATGCGACGGCGCTATTCGGTGCACTGCATGGCATGCCGAACGTGCGCGTGATTCACGGTCCGACGTTGAACGGACTCGCAACGAAACTCGACGACGCCTCGCGCGCAAGCATGCTCGCCGAGCTGCGCGACGAGCGCGCCGCGCCCGTGCCTCTGGAGCTGTTGTACGGTTCGGATGCGCGTCGTGTCGAAGGGCATCTTGCGGGCGGCAACATTACCGTGCTCGCAAGTCTTGCCGGGACGCAATGGCAGGCGAGTTGCGACGGCGCGATCGTGCTGCTCGAAGACGTGACCGAGCTCGCCTATCGGATCGACCGCAGTGTCATGCAGTTGCGCGAAGCGGGCGTGTTCGATGGTGCGCGTGCATTCGTGCTCGGCGATTTCATTCGCTGTCCGCTGCCCGAAAACGCGGACTTCACGTTGCACGACATGATGGTCGATCTGTTGAAGCCGTACGGCGTACCGATTTACGCCGGCTTCCCGATCGGCCACGGTTCACGCAATCATGCGTGGACGTATGGCGCGCCGGCAGCGCTCGAAGGCGATCAGCTGGTGCGTTAG
- a CDS encoding ankyrin repeat domain-containing protein, translating into MTDDKRSPEDIDPDLVEVAREIFDAARRGEANMLAAVIEKGAPPNLRNEKGDSLVMLAAYHGHTDAVRVLLERGADPNLRNDNGQTPLAGAAFKGFKDVVQTLLAHGADVEGASPDGRTALMIAAMFNRTEMVELLLAHGANPDARDANGVSAADAASRMGAPETAALLAKKAGA; encoded by the coding sequence ATGACAGACGACAAGCGCAGCCCAGAAGACATCGATCCTGACTTGGTCGAAGTGGCGCGCGAAATATTCGACGCAGCCCGGCGCGGCGAAGCGAACATGCTGGCCGCCGTCATCGAAAAAGGCGCGCCGCCGAATCTGCGCAACGAGAAAGGCGACAGCCTCGTGATGCTCGCCGCCTATCACGGCCATACGGACGCCGTGCGCGTGCTGCTCGAGCGCGGCGCGGACCCGAACCTGCGCAACGACAACGGACAGACGCCTCTCGCGGGCGCAGCCTTCAAGGGCTTCAAGGATGTCGTGCAGACGCTGCTCGCGCATGGCGCGGATGTCGAAGGCGCGTCGCCCGATGGACGCACGGCGTTGATGATCGCCGCCATGTTCAATCGCACGGAAATGGTCGAGCTGCTGCTCGCGCATGGCGCGAATCCCGATGCGCGCGACGCGAACGGCGTGTCGGCCGCCGACGCGGCAAGCCGCATGGGCGCGCCGGAAACGGCTGCGCTGCTCGCGAAAAAGGCGGGCGCATGA
- a CDS encoding GNAT family N-acetyltransferase, which translates to MMETISVRRVGAHEATQCIDDLADVLIDCVAGGASVSFMWPLARDKAVAFWQMVAAGIERGERALLIAEDADGRIAGTVQLVLAQPDNQPHRADVAKMLVHRRARRQGVAHRLMAAADAVARDEGKTVLVLDTVTGGDAERVYARAGWQRVGEVPNYALMPDGSFCGTTFYFKHL; encoded by the coding sequence ATGATGGAAACGATCAGCGTGCGTCGCGTCGGCGCGCACGAGGCCACGCAGTGCATCGACGATCTCGCCGATGTGCTGATCGACTGCGTTGCGGGCGGCGCTTCCGTCAGCTTCATGTGGCCGCTCGCGCGGGACAAGGCAGTCGCGTTCTGGCAAATGGTGGCCGCCGGCATCGAACGCGGCGAGCGCGCGTTGCTGATCGCGGAAGACGCGGACGGGCGTATCGCCGGCACGGTTCAGCTGGTGCTCGCGCAGCCCGACAACCAGCCACATCGCGCCGATGTCGCGAAGATGCTCGTGCATCGCCGCGCCCGCCGGCAAGGCGTCGCGCATCGGCTGATGGCCGCCGCCGATGCCGTGGCCCGCGACGAAGGCAAGACCGTGCTCGTCCTCGACACCGTGACAGGCGGCGACGCCGAGCGCGTGTACGCGCGCGCGGGATGGCAGCGCGTCGGCGAAGTGCCGAACTATGCGTTGATGCCGGATGGATCGTTTTGCGGCACGACCTTCTATTTCAAGCATCTTTGA
- a CDS encoding helix-turn-helix domain-containing protein, whose amino-acid sequence MDINSLIARRVRELRDRHGLSLEALAERSGVSRSNISLIERAQSSPTAAVLDKLATALGVALASLFEAPAPPTDAPSPLSRAAEQAVWTDPGSGYVRRNLSPALPSPIQLVEVHFPAGQRVAYETGARDAEIHQQIWLIEGTMDISAGDAHWRLEAGDCVAMRLDCPTVFHNPTRKPARYLVALSTLPFSPSRRNA is encoded by the coding sequence ATGGACATCAACTCACTGATTGCGCGCCGCGTGCGCGAACTGCGCGACCGCCACGGGCTGTCACTCGAAGCACTCGCCGAACGCAGCGGCGTGAGCCGTTCGAATATCTCGCTGATCGAGCGCGCACAAAGCAGCCCGACGGCGGCCGTGCTCGACAAGCTGGCGACCGCGCTCGGTGTCGCGCTCGCGTCGCTGTTCGAAGCGCCCGCGCCGCCCACGGACGCGCCCTCGCCGCTCTCGCGCGCCGCAGAGCAGGCTGTCTGGACCGATCCCGGGTCCGGCTATGTGCGGCGCAATCTGTCGCCCGCCCTACCGTCGCCGATCCAGTTAGTGGAGGTTCACTTTCCCGCCGGCCAGCGCGTGGCCTACGAGACAGGCGCGCGCGACGCCGAAATCCATCAGCAGATCTGGCTGATCGAAGGCACGATGGACATCAGCGCCGGCGACGCGCATTGGCGGCTCGAAGCGGGCGATTGTGTCGCGATGCGTCTCGATTGCCCGACCGTGTTTCACAACCCGACGCGCAAACCGGCGCGCTATCTGGTGGCGCTATCGACGCTGCCCTTTTCACCTTCGAGGAGAAACGCATGA
- a CDS encoding penicillin acylase family protein: protein MSRRPAVASQSSSRSIGKTIGLAALVLAGVVVGLLVAALLGGWLLLRGSLAQLDGMQRAPSLSSPVTIERDALGVPTIHGATRDDVAYATGFLHAQDRFLQMDLLRRVAAGEMSALVGPNALELDRRNRLHRFRARAHAIVEAMPADQRQLLERYTAGVNAGLAALSSRPFEYWMLRTQPQPWRAEDSLLVVYAMYFDLQSSETRRILARAVLRDRVSADLYAFLLPAASHWDAPFDSASTPPVEPARIPSTRPDWLSAPKPVSVANEQSEAVNESAVGSNGWVVDGAHSAHGGAILASDMHLGLSLPNIWYRVSLMWPAGDGLPMHTLTGVSLPGAPLVIAGSNGKIAWGFTNSYGRYIDLIELQRNPADRLQYRTPDGAWTRATVYHERIDVKGGASVDLPVAETRWGPELTIGARAYALRWVAHDREAVNLNLQKLEDAKTIDEALRVAQTSGLPTQNIMVADSRGKIGWTLAGPLPQRDPGDAQNGPDSDTPYDSATYKGWQHYLPPASYPKRVDPPLGRLWTANNRVVMSGDAALIGDSGADLGARASQIRDDLLAAPSPDEHAMLSIQTDDRAQWIEVWRRVALEALDAGALEGHPQRAAFRQQLVAWNGRADVDAVGYRLTRGFFFSLYDAWFGRLDAELAGAMPGGGNGNPPLGLRIANSRYEAVMETLAEHHAWMPDGFRDWRAFMLDRIDRTIAQLPADTPVEQARWGERNRAAIEHPFARIVPAWLPWVRGWLGAPHDPLPGDINMPRVQAPAFGASERMIVSPGREQSGIFEMPGGQSGHPLSPYFLAGHEAWVRGEKTSFLPGAPVHRLILGRTGQ from the coding sequence ATGAGCCGTCGTCCCGCCGTCGCAAGTCAGTCGTCAAGCAGATCGATCGGTAAAACCATCGGCCTCGCCGCGCTCGTGCTGGCGGGCGTCGTCGTCGGGCTGCTAGTCGCGGCGCTGCTCGGCGGCTGGCTGCTGCTGCGCGGCAGTCTTGCGCAACTCGACGGCATGCAGCGCGCGCCGTCGCTGTCGTCGCCGGTGACGATCGAGCGCGACGCGCTCGGCGTGCCGACCATCCACGGCGCGACGCGCGACGATGTCGCTTATGCGACGGGCTTCCTGCACGCGCAGGACCGCTTCCTTCAGATGGACCTGCTGAGGCGCGTCGCGGCGGGCGAGATGTCGGCGCTGGTCGGTCCGAACGCGCTCGAACTCGACAGGCGCAATCGGCTGCATCGCTTCCGCGCCCGCGCGCATGCCATCGTTGAAGCGATGCCCGCGGATCAGCGGCAGCTCCTCGAGCGCTACACGGCGGGCGTCAATGCGGGACTCGCCGCGTTGTCGTCAAGGCCGTTCGAATACTGGATGCTGCGCACGCAGCCCCAGCCGTGGCGTGCCGAAGATTCGCTGCTGGTCGTCTACGCGATGTACTTCGATCTGCAATCGTCCGAAACGCGCCGTATCCTCGCGCGCGCCGTGTTGCGCGACCGCGTGAGCGCCGACCTGTACGCGTTCCTGCTGCCCGCCGCGAGCCATTGGGACGCGCCATTCGACAGCGCGTCGACACCGCCCGTCGAACCCGCGCGCATTCCTTCGACCCGTCCCGACTGGCTCTCGGCGCCGAAGCCGGTGAGCGTCGCGAACGAGCAGAGCGAAGCTGTGAACGAGTCCGCTGTGGGCAGCAACGGCTGGGTCGTCGACGGCGCACACAGCGCGCATGGCGGCGCGATTCTCGCGAGCGACATGCACCTCGGGCTGTCGCTGCCGAACATCTGGTACCGCGTGTCGCTGATGTGGCCCGCCGGCGACGGACTGCCGATGCACACGCTGACGGGCGTGAGCCTGCCCGGCGCGCCGCTCGTGATTGCGGGCAGCAACGGCAAGATCGCGTGGGGTTTCACGAACAGCTACGGCCGCTATATCGATCTGATCGAGTTGCAGCGCAACCCTGCCGACCGTTTGCAGTACCGCACACCCGATGGCGCATGGACGCGCGCGACCGTCTATCACGAGCGCATCGACGTGAAGGGCGGCGCGAGCGTCGACTTGCCGGTGGCCGAAACGCGCTGGGGACCGGAGCTGACGATCGGTGCGCGCGCGTATGCGTTGCGCTGGGTCGCGCACGATCGCGAAGCCGTGAACCTCAATCTGCAAAAGCTCGAAGACGCGAAGACGATCGACGAAGCACTGCGCGTCGCGCAGACCAGCGGCCTTCCGACCCAGAACATCATGGTCGCGGACTCGCGCGGCAAGATCGGCTGGACGCTGGCGGGGCCGCTGCCGCAGCGCGATCCGGGCGACGCGCAAAACGGCCCGGACAGCGACACGCCATACGACTCGGCGACGTATAAAGGCTGGCAGCACTATCTGCCGCCCGCGTCGTATCCGAAGCGCGTCGATCCGCCGCTCGGCCGTCTGTGGACAGCGAACAATCGCGTGGTGATGTCGGGTGACGCCGCGCTGATCGGCGACTCGGGCGCGGACCTCGGCGCGCGTGCGTCGCAGATTCGTGACGATCTGCTCGCCGCGCCGAGCCCCGACGAGCACGCGATGCTGTCGATCCAGACCGACGACCGCGCGCAATGGATCGAAGTCTGGCGTCGCGTGGCGCTCGAAGCGCTCGATGCCGGCGCGCTCGAAGGTCATCCGCAACGCGCGGCGTTCCGGCAGCAACTGGTCGCATGGAATGGACGCGCGGATGTCGACGCCGTCGGCTATCGGCTCACGCGCGGTTTCTTCTTCTCGCTGTACGACGCGTGGTTCGGCAGGCTCGACGCCGAATTGGCGGGCGCGATGCCGGGCGGCGGCAATGGCAATCCGCCGCTTGGTCTGCGCATTGCAAACTCGCGCTACGAAGCCGTCATGGAGACGCTCGCCGAGCATCACGCGTGGATGCCGGACGGTTTCAGGGACTGGCGCGCGTTCATGCTCGACCGCATCGATCGCACGATTGCGCAACTGCCCGCCGATACGCCGGTCGAACAGGCGCGCTGGGGCGAACGCAATCGCGCGGCCATCGAGCATCCGTTTGCGCGCATCGTGCCGGCGTGGCTGCCGTGGGTGCGCGGCTGGCTCGGCGCGCCGCACGATCCGCTGCCCGGCGACATCAACATGCCGCGCGTGCAGGCGCCGGCGTTCGGCGCATCGGAGCGGATGATCGTGTCGCCGGGACGCGAGCAGAGCGGCATCTTCGAAATGCCGGGCGGGCAGTCGGGTCATCCGCTGTCGCCATACTTTCTCGCCGGACACGAAGCGTGGGTGCGCGGCGAGAAGACGTCGTTTCTGCCGGGCGCGCCCGTGCATCGGCTGATACTTGGCCGCACGGGCCAATGA
- a CDS encoding nucleotide pyrophosphohydrolase, giving the protein MENERSSDLLAVRDLLRQFVDERDWSRFHSPKNLATALSVEASELLEPFQWLQSGEKSELADDKLTAIRHEMADVLAYLVMLADRLDVDLYAAVLEKIELNRAKYPAHKVRGDSRKYSEYGGD; this is encoded by the coding sequence ATGGAGAATGAACGCAGCAGCGATCTGCTCGCGGTGCGCGATCTGTTGAGGCAGTTCGTCGATGAGCGCGACTGGTCGCGCTTTCATTCGCCGAAGAATCTCGCGACGGCATTGAGTGTCGAAGCGAGCGAACTGCTGGAGCCGTTTCAATGGTTACAGTCGGGCGAAAAGAGCGAACTCGCCGACGACAAGCTCACCGCAATCCGTCATGAGATGGCCGACGTACTCGCGTATCTCGTGATGCTTGCCGACCGGCTCGATGTCGATCTGTATGCGGCGGTGCTGGAGAAGATCGAACTGAATCGCGCGAAGTATCCGGCGCACAAGGTGCGCGGCGATTCGCGCAAGTACTCCGAATACGGCGGCGACTAG
- a CDS encoding YceI family protein, with amino-acid sequence MKKQLLIAAGALIAGMSFNAMAADTYQLDPNHTYPSFEADHFGGISVWRGKFKKSSGTVTLDRAAKTGTVDVTIDTTSIDTGNDKLDKHLQTPEFFDAAKYPTATYKGTQIRFDGDTPVEVIGTLTLHGVTKPLNLKIESFKCFINPMLKREVCGTESTATFDRADFGIDWGKSYGFNTKTVLHIQAEGVKQ; translated from the coding sequence GTGAAGAAACAACTGTTGATCGCAGCGGGCGCGCTGATCGCGGGCATGTCGTTCAATGCAATGGCAGCCGATACGTACCAGCTCGATCCGAATCACACGTACCCGAGCTTCGAAGCCGATCACTTCGGCGGCATCTCGGTATGGCGCGGCAAGTTCAAGAAGTCGAGCGGCACGGTCACGCTCGATCGCGCAGCGAAGACGGGCACGGTCGACGTGACGATCGACACGACCTCGATCGACACGGGCAACGACAAGCTCGACAAGCATCTGCAAACGCCGGAATTCTTCGACGCAGCGAAGTACCCGACGGCGACCTACAAGGGCACGCAGATCCGCTTCGACGGCGACACGCCTGTCGAAGTGATCGGCACGCTGACGCTGCACGGCGTGACGAAGCCGCTGAACCTGAAGATCGAATCGTTCAAGTGCTTCATCAACCCGATGCTCAAGCGTGAAGTGTGCGGCACGGAATCGACGGCGACGTTCGACCGCGCGGACTTCGGCATCGACTGGGGCAAGTCGTACGGTTTCAATACGAAGACGGTGCTGCATATCCAGGCTGAAGGCGTCAAGCAGTAA
- a CDS encoding YceI family protein, whose amino-acid sequence MKNTSYRRVLAGAAAVLFAAALPAFAQVDAGKSTVVATSKQMNVPVDGTFKKFNAQLTFDPAKPTAGSANLSIDTDSYDLGDPEYNKQVRGKEWFDSATFPKATFVSSAIAPAGGNQYKVTGKLTIKGKSQTVTVPVSITQQGATQTFDGSLPIKRTQYDIGSGEWKDTSVVADDVVIKFHIVAAKH is encoded by the coding sequence ATGAAGAACACTTCTTATCGCCGCGTGCTGGCGGGTGCCGCCGCCGTTCTGTTCGCCGCCGCGTTGCCGGCCTTCGCACAGGTCGATGCGGGCAAGAGCACGGTCGTCGCGACATCGAAGCAGATGAACGTGCCCGTCGACGGCACGTTCAAGAAGTTCAACGCACAACTGACGTTCGATCCCGCGAAGCCCACGGCAGGCAGCGCGAATCTGTCGATCGACACCGACAGCTACGACCTCGGCGACCCTGAGTACAACAAGCAGGTGCGCGGCAAGGAATGGTTCGACAGCGCGACGTTCCCGAAAGCGACGTTCGTTTCGTCGGCGATCGCGCCCGCGGGCGGCAATCAGTACAAGGTCACGGGCAAGCTGACCATCAAGGGCAAATCGCAGACGGTCACCGTGCCGGTTTCCATCACGCAGCAGGGCGCGACGCAGACGTTCGACGGCTCGCTGCCCATCAAACGCACGCAGTACGACATCGGCTCGGGCGAATGGAAGGATACGTCGGTAGTCGCCGACGACGTCGTCATCAAGTTTCACATCGTCGCCGCAAAGCATTGA
- a CDS encoding cytochrome b: protein MTSHASSQSAGKSLRYSRTAIALHWLIALLMICGFYLGWIMTDIPGFTPTKLKYVSWHKWIGVTVFALAVLRVLWRATHQAPPMPVATPTWQKAAAHATHALLYVLMLAIPISGYFFSSAAGVQVVYLGVLPLPTFIGPDQALKAILRTTHIALNYTLLVLFAMHVLAALKHQFVERDGLLARMIPFLK, encoded by the coding sequence ATGACGTCCCACGCTTCTTCTCAAAGCGCCGGCAAGTCGCTGCGCTACAGCCGCACGGCCATTGCGTTGCACTGGCTGATTGCGCTGCTGATGATCTGCGGCTTCTATCTCGGCTGGATCATGACGGACATTCCGGGCTTCACGCCGACGAAGCTCAAGTACGTCTCGTGGCACAAGTGGATCGGCGTCACCGTGTTCGCGCTGGCCGTGCTACGTGTGCTATGGCGCGCAACGCATCAGGCGCCGCCGATGCCCGTCGCGACGCCCACATGGCAAAAGGCCGCCGCGCATGCAACGCACGCGCTGCTCTATGTGCTGATGCTTGCCATTCCAATCAGCGGCTACTTCTTCAGCTCGGCGGCAGGCGTGCAGGTCGTGTATCTCGGCGTGCTGCCGCTGCCGACTTTCATCGGTCCCGATCAGGCACTGAAGGCCATTCTGCGCACCACGCATATCGCGTTGAACTACACGCTGCTCGTGCTGTTCGCCATGCATGTGCTGGCGGCGCTCAAGCATCAGTTCGTCGAACGCGACGGACTGCTTGCCCGCATGATTCCTTTCCTCAAATGA
- a CDS encoding nucleoside deaminase, which yields MSLTTSSIHDASDFPEQGLAPTREQIVRHLRRASVVAERATLMGHHPFGAILVGPDQETVLIEQGNVDTVNHAESVLARIAALNFTPQYLWSCTLYTTVEPCCMCAGTAYWANIGRVVFGMTEERLLQATGNHAENPTMSVSSQYVYDHCQKPVDLIGPVVEVEEEIMQVQHAFWASRSD from the coding sequence TTGAGCCTGACCACTTCATCGATACACGACGCGTCGGACTTTCCCGAACAAGGGCTTGCGCCGACGCGCGAACAGATCGTGCGTCATTTGCGTCGTGCGAGCGTCGTCGCGGAGCGTGCGACGCTGATGGGACATCATCCGTTCGGCGCGATACTCGTCGGCCCGGATCAGGAGACCGTGCTGATCGAACAAGGCAACGTCGATACCGTCAATCATGCGGAGTCGGTGCTTGCGCGCATTGCCGCGCTCAACTTCACGCCGCAGTATCTGTGGAGCTGCACGCTCTATACGACTGTCGAGCCGTGCTGCATGTGTGCAGGTACCGCGTATTGGGCGAACATCGGCCGCGTGGTGTTCGGGATGACGGAAGAACGCCTGTTGCAAGCCACGGGCAATCATGCGGAAAATCCGACGATGAGCGTGTCGTCGCAATACGTCTACGATCATTGCCAGAAGCCTGTCGATCTGATCGGCCCTGTCGTGGAAGTCGAAGAAGAAATCATGCAGGTACAGCACGCTTTTTGGGCTTCGCGTTCCGACTGA
- a CDS encoding BMP family ABC transporter substrate-binding protein has protein sequence MKTTMARAVMRSLRLPAARLAALGATAVLSTAALAAQPLGVAFVYLGNPGDAGWTYAHEQGVKAIEAKYGDKIKVTRVENVPESADSERVFRDLASKGNKIIVGSSFGFQDFELKTAKDYPDIVFEHATGYKKAANFATYDVRTYQSAYLAGLVGGYTTKTNTLGFVASVPVPEVVRNINAFTMGARSVNPNAKVKVVWINTWFDPGKEKQAAETLIGQGADVLIQNTDSTATMQTAEQKKVHAFGWDSDMKQFGPNAQLGACVSYWGVYYSHLIDQVQSGKWTNAPTWWGLKEKAIDLASINTQAVSPVAQKALAQKRDDIIAGKFDPFSGPIKDQGGVIKVAAGKSLSDADLLRLNWFVQGVDGSLPK, from the coding sequence ATGAAAACAACAATGGCCCGCGCAGTCATGCGTTCGCTACGCCTTCCCGCTGCGCGTCTCGCAGCCCTCGGCGCCACTGCCGTGCTGAGCACGGCCGCCCTGGCCGCGCAGCCGCTGGGCGTCGCCTTCGTCTATCTCGGCAATCCCGGCGACGCCGGCTGGACGTATGCGCACGAGCAAGGCGTGAAGGCGATCGAAGCGAAGTACGGCGACAAGATCAAGGTCACGCGCGTCGAGAACGTACCCGAATCGGCGGATTCTGAGCGTGTGTTCCGCGACCTCGCGAGCAAGGGGAACAAGATCATCGTCGGATCGAGCTTTGGTTTCCAGGACTTCGAACTGAAGACCGCGAAGGATTACCCCGATATCGTCTTCGAGCACGCGACGGGCTACAAGAAGGCCGCGAACTTCGCCACCTACGACGTGCGCACGTATCAGAGCGCGTATCTTGCGGGGCTGGTCGGCGGCTATACGACGAAGACCAACACGCTCGGCTTCGTCGCGTCAGTGCCCGTGCCGGAAGTGGTGCGCAACATCAATGCGTTCACGATGGGCGCGCGCTCGGTCAATCCGAACGCGAAGGTGAAAGTGGTGTGGATCAACACGTGGTTCGATCCGGGCAAGGAGAAGCAGGCAGCCGAAACGCTGATCGGCCAGGGCGCCGACGTGCTGATCCAGAACACCGATTCGACGGCCACGATGCAGACGGCCGAGCAGAAGAAAGTGCATGCGTTCGGCTGGGATTCGGACATGAAGCAGTTCGGCCCGAACGCGCAACTGGGCGCGTGCGTGAGTTACTGGGGCGTCTATTATTCGCATCTGATCGATCAGGTGCAGTCGGGCAAGTGGACCAACGCGCCGACGTGGTGGGGCCTCAAGGAAAAAGCGATCGACCTCGCCAGCATCAACACGCAAGCCGTGTCGCCTGTCGCGCAGAAAGCGCTGGCGCAGAAGCGCGACGACATCATCGCGGGCAAGTTCGACCCGTTCTCCGGGCCGATCAAGGATCAGGGCGGCGTGATCAAGGTGGCAGCGGGCAAGTCGCTGTCGGATGCGGATCTGCTGCGGTTGAACTGGTTCGTGCAGGGCGTCGACGGATCGCTGCCGAAGTAA